Proteins encoded within one genomic window of Brockia lithotrophica:
- a CDS encoding deoxyribonuclease IV has translation MSTASSTDLLVGSHVSFSKKGLLNAAQEAHSYGATAFMIYTGAPQNTVRKPMAEQFVEEGWAYMREAGLRYFLVHAPYIVNLATPKEEGFSFTVRFLQEEIVRTHEARTDLIVVHPGAAVGQTEDEALKRIAAGLREVLRAPHPVRVALETMSGQGSEVGRTFEQLRFLLDEVGDPRLVICLDTCHVFAAGYDILHDLDGVLETFDRVLGLERLACVHVNDSKFPFGSRRDRHAVLGTGYLGFAVPYRVVHHPALAGRPFILETPWVGTKGKERPMYEAEIALLAGWARRRFQEEFVHDVEALRAFFAEQGIGSLRAFVLEGWEAVRAKKAKLEPFDDLYGRVREAGMFPSLDEEHVRHRIVGALAVDELGEEILAG, from the coding sequence TTGAGCACCGCGAGTTCGACTGACCTTCTCGTAGGTTCCCACGTCTCGTTTTCCAAGAAAGGACTCTTGAACGCCGCCCAGGAAGCCCATTCCTACGGGGCGACTGCGTTTATGATCTACACGGGCGCTCCACAGAACACGGTGCGCAAGCCCATGGCGGAGCAGTTCGTCGAGGAAGGTTGGGCGTACATGCGCGAAGCGGGGCTTCGGTACTTCCTCGTCCACGCCCCCTACATCGTGAACTTGGCGACGCCCAAGGAAGAGGGATTCTCCTTTACCGTGCGCTTTCTCCAGGAGGAGATCGTGCGCACGCACGAAGCGCGCACGGACCTCATCGTCGTCCATCCGGGTGCCGCCGTCGGCCAAACGGAGGACGAGGCCCTCAAGCGGATTGCCGCCGGCCTGCGCGAAGTCCTGCGCGCGCCCCATCCCGTACGCGTCGCCCTCGAGACCATGTCGGGGCAGGGAAGCGAGGTGGGGAGAACCTTCGAACAGCTTCGCTTCCTTCTCGACGAGGTAGGCGATCCCCGGCTCGTCATTTGCCTGGACACTTGCCACGTATTTGCCGCGGGCTATGACATCCTCCACGACCTCGACGGCGTACTCGAGACCTTCGACCGCGTCCTCGGCCTCGAGCGCCTCGCCTGCGTGCACGTAAACGACAGCAAGTTCCCCTTCGGGTCGCGGCGCGACCGCCACGCCGTTTTAGGGACGGGATACCTGGGGTTTGCGGTGCCGTACCGCGTCGTCCACCACCCGGCCCTCGCGGGCCGTCCCTTCATTCTGGAGACGCCGTGGGTGGGTACGAAGGGCAAGGAGCGGCCGATGTACGAAGCGGAAATCGCCCTCCTCGCCGGTTGGGCGCGCCGCCGCTTCCAGGAGGAGTTCGTCCACGACGTGGAGGCGCTCCGCGCCTTCTTTGCCGAACAGGGCATCGGATCGTTGCGCGCCTTCGTCCTCGAAGGGTGGGAGGCCGTTCGCGCGAAGAAGGCCAAGCTCGAGCCCTTTGACGACCTCTACGGACGGGTGAGGGAGGCCGGAATGTTTCCCTCCCTCGACGAGGAACACGTGCGCCACCGAATCGTAGGCGCCCTCGCCGTGGACGAACTGGGCGAAGAAATCCTCGCCGGGTAA
- the ribA gene encoding GTP cyclohydrolase II: MWEAQLRVEAAVRALRQGLPAIVLDDRDRENEGDFVLLAEHATPDVVHFMLREGRGLLCAPLDAERARELALAPMVAESQDPKETAFTVSVDHVSVKTGISARERALTLRALADPSARPEDFRRPGHVFPLVARPGGVRERRGHTEAAIELARLAGARPAAAIIEILDETGEPASLSYLERLAARENLPLLTVEDIARVVAAWDGAEGGAVGHLSASPSLARTGGTAPYIRLPRLERSDVVHLPSEYGAFRAVAYREPGAALSAAGNCTAREHLALWKGDISSDRPILVRVHSECLTGDVFGSYRCDCGPQLEAALARIEAEGGVLVYLRQEGRGIGLYEKLRAYALQERGFDTVDANLVLGHPVDARDYDVAAAILFDLGVRRVRLLTNNPDKVEALRQYGVEVVERVPLEIPPREENRRYLEAKKHRLGHLLSHL; this comes from the coding sequence GTGTGGGAAGCGCAGCTGCGGGTTGAGGCGGCCGTTCGCGCCCTTCGCCAGGGGCTTCCCGCGATCGTCCTCGACGACCGCGATCGCGAAAACGAAGGGGACTTCGTCCTTCTCGCTGAGCACGCCACCCCCGATGTCGTCCACTTCATGCTGCGCGAAGGGCGCGGGCTCCTTTGCGCCCCCTTGGACGCTGAACGCGCCCGCGAACTCGCCCTGGCGCCCATGGTGGCGGAATCCCAGGACCCTAAGGAGACCGCCTTTACCGTCTCCGTCGATCACGTCTCCGTGAAGACGGGGATTTCCGCGCGCGAGCGGGCGCTCACCTTGCGTGCCCTTGCCGATCCATCCGCCCGCCCGGAGGATTTCCGCCGCCCGGGCCACGTCTTCCCCCTCGTGGCACGCCCCGGGGGCGTACGCGAACGCCGCGGCCATACGGAGGCGGCAATCGAGCTCGCCCGCCTCGCGGGCGCACGCCCGGCGGCGGCGATCATCGAGATCTTGGACGAAACCGGGGAGCCCGCGTCGCTTTCGTACCTCGAGCGTCTGGCGGCGCGGGAAAACCTCCCCCTCCTCACCGTCGAAGACATCGCCAGGGTCGTGGCGGCGTGGGACGGTGCAGAAGGTGGTGCGGTCGGGCATTTGTCCGCCTCGCCTTCTCTGGCAAGAACGGGCGGCACGGCTCCTTACATCCGCCTTCCTCGCCTCGAACGGAGCGACGTCGTGCACCTCCCGAGCGAGTACGGCGCCTTCCGCGCGGTCGCCTACCGGGAACCGGGGGCTGCCCTTTCGGCGGCGGGAAACTGCACCGCCCGTGAGCACCTCGCCCTGTGGAAGGGGGACATTTCTTCCGACCGGCCGATCCTCGTGCGCGTTCACTCGGAGTGCCTCACGGGCGACGTCTTCGGCTCCTACCGCTGCGACTGCGGTCCCCAACTCGAGGCTGCCCTCGCGCGCATCGAGGCGGAGGGCGGGGTTCTCGTCTACCTCCGGCAGGAAGGGCGGGGGATCGGCCTCTACGAAAAGCTTCGGGCCTACGCCCTGCAGGAACGCGGCTTTGACACGGTGGACGCCAACCTCGTCCTTGGACATCCGGTCGACGCCCGCGACTACGACGTAGCCGCCGCGATCCTCTTCGACCTCGGCGTTCGGCGCGTGCGCCTCCTCACGAACAACCCGGACAAGGTGGAAGCCCTGAGGCAGTACGGCGTCGAGGTCGTGGAGCGCGTACCCTTGGAAATCCCCCCGCGAGAGGAGAACCGCCGCTACCTCGAGGCAAAGAAGCACCGCCTTGGACACCTGCTTTCCCATCTGTGA
- the ribH gene encoding 6,7-dimethyl-8-ribityllumazine synthase — translation MLDRDDTHPSLSEAVLEGRLRGEGLTFALVASRFNEFFVRPLVHGARSVLVRHGVRPEDIAEIWVPGSFELPLAAKRAAESGAFSGIVALGVVMRGETAHFDYVAGEASSGLARVAWETGVPVGFALLTLDDAEQAVHRAGGKAGNKGAEAALAALEMANLLRDLPDFARKFRR, via the coding sequence GTGCTCGACCGCGACGACACACACCCGTCCCTTTCGGAAGCGGTGCTCGAAGGCCGGCTCCGGGGAGAGGGACTCACCTTTGCCCTTGTTGCCTCGCGCTTCAACGAGTTCTTCGTCCGCCCCCTCGTCCACGGGGCGCGATCCGTCCTCGTCCGTCACGGAGTTCGCCCCGAGGACATCGCCGAGATTTGGGTTCCGGGTTCGTTCGAACTCCCCTTGGCGGCCAAACGCGCGGCGGAAAGCGGTGCCTTTTCCGGGATCGTCGCCCTCGGCGTCGTCATGCGCGGTGAAACGGCCCACTTCGACTACGTCGCAGGCGAGGCATCTTCCGGTCTCGCCCGCGTCGCGTGGGAAACCGGGGTTCCCGTGGGCTTCGCCCTCCTCACCCTAGACGACGCCGAACAAGCCGTGCATCGGGCAGGGGGAAAGGCGGGAAACAAGGGTGCCGAGGCCGCCCTGGCCGCGTTGGAAATGGCCAACCTCCTTAGAGACCTTCCCGACTTTGCCCGGAAGTTTCGCCGCTGA
- the ribD gene encoding bifunctional diaminohydroxyphosphoribosylaminopyrimidine deaminase/5-amino-6-(5-phosphoribosylamino)uracil reductase RibD, with translation MADAKGLGASAYFGVGAPGYPTFPGLAPLLPLPAAAGAVGTDGCDDPDVSPLDRHFMGFAISLAAAVEGQTAPNPNVGCVLVRDGRIVGIGAHLRTGEPHAEVHALRMAGEAARGATCYVTLEPCSHWGRTPPCAVALRDAGVRRVVVALRDPNPLVAGEGLRILREAGVEVQEGVCAQAARRVHAAYLTRVERGRPWVTVKVAMTLDGKIATRTGESRTITGGEALRAVHYLRLRHDAVLVGANTVRRDNPRLTVRLGGEGQEIGKLRVVLSRSLDLPADADLFRDGLAPALVATGTEGDREAERRLGDLRVEVVRLPAEDAEGEVDIPALLALLAERGVNALLVEGGGETIARFVSRRLVDRFVVFVAPRLLGGREAPGWLAGEGVAALAEGLPLEWEGTARFGADFVFVGRPTSQDG, from the coding sequence GTGGCCGATGCGAAAGGCCTCGGTGCGTCCGCTTACTTCGGCGTAGGCGCCCCGGGCTATCCGACGTTTCCGGGGCTCGCCCCCCTCCTTCCGCTCCCAGCGGCGGCAGGGGCGGTGGGGACGGACGGCTGCGACGACCCCGATGTTTCGCCCCTCGACCGCCACTTCATGGGCTTTGCCATCTCCCTGGCCGCTGCCGTGGAGGGCCAGACGGCTCCGAACCCCAACGTCGGCTGCGTTCTCGTGCGTGACGGGCGTATCGTTGGCATCGGGGCGCATCTCCGCACGGGCGAACCGCACGCGGAAGTGCACGCCCTCCGCATGGCCGGCGAGGCGGCGCGCGGCGCCACGTGTTACGTCACCCTCGAACCTTGCAGCCACTGGGGACGTACGCCGCCCTGCGCGGTGGCGCTGCGGGATGCCGGGGTTCGGCGCGTGGTCGTCGCCCTGCGCGACCCCAATCCTCTCGTCGCGGGCGAAGGACTGCGCATTCTCCGCGAGGCGGGGGTGGAGGTCCAGGAAGGGGTATGCGCGCAAGCGGCGCGCCGCGTCCACGCCGCGTACCTCACGCGCGTAGAGCGGGGCCGGCCTTGGGTGACGGTCAAGGTGGCCATGACCTTGGACGGGAAGATCGCCACGCGAACGGGCGAGAGCCGCACGATCACGGGTGGGGAAGCGCTTCGGGCGGTCCACTACCTCCGCCTGCGCCACGACGCCGTCCTCGTGGGGGCAAACACCGTACGCCGCGACAACCCCCGCCTCACCGTGCGTCTGGGGGGCGAAGGCCAGGAAATCGGCAAGCTGCGCGTCGTTCTCTCGCGCTCCCTCGACCTCCCCGCCGATGCCGACCTCTTTCGCGACGGGCTCGCTCCCGCGCTTGTCGCCACGGGAACGGAGGGAGACCGGGAAGCCGAACGACGACTCGGGGATTTGAGGGTGGAAGTCGTCCGCCTACCGGCCGAGGACGCCGAGGGCGAGGTCGACATCCCCGCTCTCCTCGCCCTCCTTGCCGAACGCGGGGTAAACGCCCTCCTCGTGGAGGGAGGCGGAGAAACGATCGCCCGGTTCGTCTCCCGCCGCCTCGTGGATCGTTTCGTCGTCTTCGTCGCCCCGCGCCTTTTGGGCGGGCGGGAGGCCCCGGGGTGGCTGGCGGGGGAAGGGGTGGCCGCACTCGCCGAAGGGCTTCCCCTCGAGTGGGAGGGAACCGCGCGGTTTGGCGCGGACTTCGTCTTCGTGGGCCGCCCCACGTCCCAAGACGGGTGA
- a CDS encoding riboflavin synthase — MFTGLVEGTARIRSLERWIVEQGEAVRLVLTELPWTELPAVGDSVAVDGVCLTVESREADSLVFHLMPETVHRTTFAHAFPGMRVNVERALRVGDPLGGHIVTGHVDAVARIAEVEEAADGSRLVRFVLPADYAPYLAPKGSVAVDGVSLTVVDVGSPDGREVSFSVGLIPHTLAVTTLGTKGPGSTVNVEVDVLARYVVEAVRRFLSSAGT, encoded by the coding sequence ATGTTTACGGGGCTTGTGGAAGGTACCGCGCGCATTCGGAGCCTGGAGCGCTGGATCGTCGAACAGGGGGAGGCCGTACGCCTCGTACTCACGGAGCTTCCGTGGACCGAACTCCCCGCTGTGGGAGACAGCGTCGCCGTAGACGGCGTCTGTCTGACGGTGGAATCCCGAGAGGCGGACTCGCTCGTCTTTCACCTCATGCCGGAAACGGTCCACAGGACCACCTTCGCCCACGCGTTTCCCGGCATGCGGGTGAACGTAGAACGGGCGCTTCGCGTCGGGGATCCTTTGGGAGGCCACATCGTCACCGGGCACGTCGACGCGGTCGCCCGCATTGCGGAGGTGGAAGAGGCGGCGGACGGCTCGCGCCTCGTGAGGTTCGTCCTGCCCGCGGACTACGCCCCTTACCTCGCCCCCAAGGGTTCGGTAGCTGTAGATGGCGTGAGCCTCACGGTGGTCGACGTGGGGTCGCCCGACGGTCGGGAGGTTTCCTTTTCCGTCGGCCTCATTCCCCATACCCTCGCCGTCACGACCTTGGGGACGAAGGGGCCTGGCTCCACCGTAAACGTCGAGGTGGACGTCCTCGCCCGCTACGTCGTCGAAGCCGTGCGGCGGTTTCTGTCGTCCGCGGGAACGTAG